The Flavobacterium praedii genome window below encodes:
- a CDS encoding 2Fe-2S iron-sulfur cluster-binding protein, with translation MKVTIDGQEIEVEAGTTILQAARMIGGEVVPPAMCYYSKLKGSGGKCRCCLVDVTKGSDADPRPMPKLMASCVTGCQDGMEIASKASPRVQEARKSVTEFLLINHPLDCPICDQAGECDLQNLSFEHGKSESRFIEEKRTFEPEDIGPNIQLHMNRCILCQRCVQVADQLTDDRVHGVMDRGDHANISTCISKAITNEFSGNMIDVCPVGALTDKTFRFKSRVWFNKPYNAHRECTTPGCCGNTTVWMFGNEIQRVTGRKDEFHEVEEFICNTCRFDKKEVTDWVIEGPREFEKDSVINQNNYTQKLEKVEIATEKNILLGRDQDRKKISMAANPLDTNTKKS, from the coding sequence ATGAAAGTAACCATAGACGGTCAAGAAATTGAAGTAGAAGCAGGTACAACGATCTTGCAAGCTGCGCGTATGATTGGTGGAGAAGTTGTTCCGCCAGCGATGTGCTATTATTCTAAACTAAAAGGGAGCGGTGGAAAATGCCGTTGTTGTTTAGTGGATGTAACCAAAGGTAGTGATGCTGACCCAAGACCAATGCCAAAATTAATGGCTTCTTGTGTAACAGGTTGTCAAGACGGAATGGAAATCGCCAGCAAGGCATCTCCAAGAGTTCAAGAAGCAAGAAAATCAGTAACTGAATTTTTGTTAATTAATCACCCGCTTGATTGTCCAATTTGTGACCAAGCTGGAGAATGTGATTTGCAAAACTTAAGCTTCGAACACGGAAAATCAGAATCCCGTTTTATTGAGGAAAAAAGAACTTTTGAACCGGAAGATATCGGTCCAAATATTCAATTACACATGAACCGCTGTATTTTATGTCAAAGATGTGTGCAAGTAGCCGATCAATTGACAGACGATCGTGTTCATGGAGTAATGGATCGCGGTGATCATGCGAATATCTCTACTTGTATTTCAAAAGCCATAACGAATGAGTTTTCTGGAAATATGATTGATGTTTGTCCGGTTGGCGCTTTGACTGATAAAACTTTTAGATTCAAATCAAGAGTTTGGTTTAACAAGCCTTATAATGCACACAGAGAATGTACTACTCCAGGTTGTTGCGGAAATACAACGGTTTGGATGTTTGGAAACGAAATTCAACGTGTTACAGGTCGTAAAGATGAGTTTCATGAAGTAGAAGAATTCATTTGCAACACATGTCGTTTTGACAAAAAAGAAGTGACTGACTGGGTAATTGAAGGACCTCGTGAATTTGAAAAAGATTCAGTTATAAATCAAAACAACTATACTCAAAAATTAGAAAAAGTTGAGATTGCTACTGAGAAAAACATTCTTTTGGGTAGAGATCAAGATAGAAAAAAAATAAGTATGGCTGCCAATCCATTGGACACTAACACTAAAAAATCTTAA
- the nuoH gene encoding NADH-quinone oxidoreductase subunit NuoH, with translation MESTFIIEKSVVIVVVFALTMLMAMYSTWAERKVAAWLQDRIGPNRAGPLGLFQPLADGLKLFSKEEFFPNTPNKFLFVVGPAIAMSTALMTSAVIPWGDKLHLFGRDILLQATDINIAILYVFGVVSLGVYGIMIGGWASNNKFSLISSIRAASQMVSYEVAMGLSIIALIMMTGTLSLKEISLQQSEWHWNVFYQPITFLIFLICSFAELNRTPFDLAECESELIGGYHTEYSSMKMGFYLFAEYANMFITSTILAVLFFGGYNYPGMGWAVEHWGVNIANVIGMAVLFIKLCGFIFFIMWVRWTIPRFRYDQLMHLGWRILIPLAIINIMITGVVLLRSEIAVYFGF, from the coding sequence ATGGAAAGTACATTTATTATAGAAAAAAGTGTTGTTATAGTAGTGGTTTTTGCCCTTACTATGTTGATGGCGATGTATTCTACATGGGCAGAACGTAAAGTAGCCGCTTGGTTACAAGACAGAATTGGGCCAAATAGAGCAGGACCACTTGGTTTATTCCAACCGCTTGCTGATGGTTTAAAATTGTTTTCAAAAGAAGAATTTTTCCCAAACACACCGAATAAATTTTTGTTTGTTGTAGGTCCAGCGATTGCTATGAGTACCGCTTTGATGACCAGCGCTGTTATTCCTTGGGGTGATAAACTACATTTATTTGGAAGAGACATTTTATTACAAGCAACTGATATCAACATTGCCATATTGTATGTTTTTGGAGTGGTTTCTCTAGGTGTTTATGGTATTATGATTGGTGGTTGGGCATCCAACAATAAGTTCTCATTAATTAGTTCTATTAGAGCAGCTTCACAAATGGTATCTTATGAAGTAGCAATGGGATTGTCTATAATCGCTTTGATTATGATGACAGGAACATTAAGTTTAAAAGAAATCTCCTTACAACAATCCGAATGGCATTGGAATGTATTCTATCAACCGATAACCTTCTTGATTTTCTTGATTTGTTCTTTTGCTGAGTTAAACAGAACGCCTTTCGATTTAGCAGAATGTGAATCAGAATTAATTGGTGGATATCATACCGAATATTCTTCAATGAAAATGGGATTCTATTTATTTGCTGAATATGCAAATATGTTTATAACCTCCACAATTTTGGCTGTACTATTCTTTGGTGGATACAATTATCCTGGAATGGGTTGGGCAGTAGAGCATTGGGGCGTAAATATTGCCAACGTAATAGGAATGGCTGTATTGTTTATTAAACTATGTGGTTTCATTTTCTTTATCATGTGGGTTCGTTGGACAATACCAAGATTTAGATACGATCAATTGATGCATTTGGGATGGAGAATATTGATTCCGCTTGCTATAATCAATATCATGATTACTGGAGTTGTGCTTTTGAGAAGTGAAATAGCTGTTTATTTCGGATTTTAA
- a CDS encoding NuoI/complex I 23 kDa subunit family protein, translated as MSIETISLSGRKKMVSNKEMTFLERMYLIAIVKGLIITLKHLFRKKATIQYPEQVREMSPVYRGQHMLKRDEQGRENCTACGLCALSCPAEAITMKAAERKANEKHLYREEKYAEIYEINMLRCIFCGLCEEACPKDAIYLTISKELVPSSYDREDFIFGKDKLVMPLEMAIKNTQLKNAN; from the coding sequence ATGTCAATAGAAACTATATCCTTATCAGGAAGAAAAAAAATGGTCTCCAACAAAGAGATGACTTTTTTGGAACGCATGTATCTGATTGCGATTGTAAAAGGTTTGATCATTACGCTGAAGCATTTATTCAGAAAAAAAGCAACTATACAATATCCGGAACAGGTTCGTGAGATGAGTCCCGTGTACCGCGGACAACACATGTTGAAACGTGATGAACAAGGTAGAGAAAACTGTACTGCCTGCGGGTTATGTGCATTGTCTTGTCCTGCTGAAGCGATTACTATGAAAGCGGCAGAACGTAAGGCGAATGAAAAGCATTTGTACAGAGAAGAGAAATATGCAGAGATTTATGAGATTAATATGTTGAGATGTATTTTTTGCGGTCTTTGTGAAGAAGCTTGTCCAAAAGATGCCATTTATTTAACAATTTCTAAAGAATTGGTTCCATCCAGTTATGACAGAGAAGATTTCATTTTTGGAAAAGATAAACTAGTTATGCCACTAGAAATGGCTATAAAAAACACTCAACTTAAAAACGCTAACTAA
- a CDS encoding NADH-quinone oxidoreductase subunit J family protein, whose product MSTVLILFCVLSAITLLTAFLTIFSRNPIHSAIYLVICFFSIAGHYLLLNAQFLAIVHIIVYSGAIMILLLFTIMLMNLNEADEVHKPRFTRLGAIVSFCLVCLVLIKIFIDSKPIVEYDYTGEDYQSIKVLGKALLNEYMVPFEFASVLLLVAMIGTVLLSKKEKLEK is encoded by the coding sequence ATGTCAACAGTACTTATTCTATTTTGCGTATTGTCTGCAATCACTTTGCTAACTGCCTTTTTAACTATTTTTAGCAGAAATCCGATACATAGCGCTATTTACTTGGTGATTTGTTTTTTCTCTATAGCAGGACATTATTTATTATTAAACGCACAGTTTTTGGCCATCGTACATATCATTGTCTATTCTGGAGCGATCATGATTTTATTATTGTTTACCATAATGTTGATGAATCTTAATGAAGCCGACGAAGTGCACAAACCGAGATTTACAAGATTAGGGGCAATTGTATCGTTTTGTTTGGTGTGTTTGGTTTTGATAAAAATCTTTATTGATTCAAAACCAATTGTTGAATATGACTATACGGGAGAAGATTACCAATCGATAAAAGTGCTTGGAAAAGCTTTATTGAATGAATATATGGTACCTTTTGAATTTGCTTCCGTTTTATTATTGGTAGCAATGATTGGAACGGTGTTATTGTCTAAAAAAGAAAAATTAGAAAAATAA
- the nuoK gene encoding NADH-quinone oxidoreductase subunit NuoK — protein MNNILTQIGIENYIFLCVTLFCIGIFGVLYRRNAIIVFMSIEIMLNAVNLLFVAFSTYHQDTQGQVFVFFSMAVAAAEVAVGLAILVSIFRNIGSISIDNLKNLKG, from the coding sequence ATGAACAATATTTTAACTCAAATTGGTATAGAAAACTATATCTTCCTGTGTGTAACACTATTCTGTATTGGAATTTTTGGGGTTTTATACAGACGAAATGCAATCATTGTATTTATGTCTATTGAAATCATGTTGAATGCTGTTAACTTATTGTTTGTGGCTTTCTCAACCTATCACCAAGACACACAAGGACAAGTATTCGTATTTTTCTCTATGGCTGTTGCCGCTGCAGAAGTTGCAGTAGGACTGGCCATATTAGTTTCGATATTTAGAAATATTGGATCAATTAGCATCGATAATTTAAAAAACTTAAAAGGATAA
- the nuoL gene encoding NADH-quinone oxidoreductase subunit L → MDTNLALVLLLTPFLGFLINVFFGKSLGKSVSGIIGTLSVVISFIVTVSFFLQINQTKQAISIQLFDWIQISNFHVSFGFLLDQLSILWLLFVTGIGSLIHLYSISYMHDDEKMHSFFAYLNLFIFFMITLVVGSNLLVMFIGWEGVGLCSYLLIGFWYKNQDFNDAAKKAFIMNRIGDLGLLIGIFILGNMFSTLDFATLKTAIAGATNLDTFWLSIAAFALFIGACGKSAQIPLYTWLPDAMAGPTPVSALIHAATMVTAGIFMVTRLNFVFDLTPYVQTIIAVIGGVTALVAATIGLVQNDIKKVLAYSTVSQLGLMFLALGLGAYEVAVFHVITHAFFKACLFLGSGSVIHGLHGEQDMRKMGGLKKAMPITFWTMLIASLAISGVPLFSGFFSKDEILMVAFHHNIPLWFIASVASIMTAFYMFRLMFLTFFNDFRGTEEQKHHLHESPALITFPLIVLAILATVGGLISLPGNSWLNVYLAPLFAKATSEEHGLGFTEYSLMGVAVIGAFMGILIAYRKYIQQNTVPNEDAEITGLTKVLYNKYYVDEIYDVLFVNTTNSLSKFFRDYVETGISSLVFGLGKITSELSFQGKKLQNGSVGLYLFAFVLGMCAIVSFLFLAQ, encoded by the coding sequence ATGGATACCAATTTAGCTTTAGTCTTACTATTAACTCCTTTTTTAGGATTTTTAATTAATGTTTTCTTCGGAAAAAGTTTAGGAAAATCTGTTTCAGGAATCATCGGAACACTTTCGGTAGTGATTTCGTTTATTGTTACGGTTTCCTTTTTTCTGCAAATCAATCAAACCAAACAAGCTATCAGCATTCAATTATTTGATTGGATTCAGATTAGCAACTTTCATGTGAGTTTTGGTTTTTTACTGGATCAATTATCTATTTTATGGTTATTGTTTGTAACTGGAATTGGTTCACTGATCCACTTATACTCCATCAGCTATATGCATGATGATGAGAAAATGCATTCATTCTTCGCTTATTTGAATTTGTTTATCTTCTTCATGATTACACTGGTAGTTGGAAGCAACTTATTGGTAATGTTCATTGGCTGGGAAGGTGTTGGACTTTGTTCGTACTTATTAATTGGATTTTGGTATAAAAACCAAGATTTTAATGACGCTGCCAAAAAAGCCTTCATCATGAATAGAATTGGAGATTTAGGATTGTTAATCGGGATTTTCATCCTTGGTAATATGTTCTCCACTTTGGATTTTGCAACCTTAAAAACTGCAATTGCTGGAGCTACAAATCTTGATACGTTTTGGTTGAGCATTGCAGCTTTTGCTTTGTTCATTGGAGCTTGTGGTAAATCGGCACAAATTCCTTTGTATACTTGGTTGCCTGATGCGATGGCTGGACCTACACCAGTTTCAGCATTGATTCACGCTGCTACGATGGTAACTGCAGGTATCTTTATGGTAACTCGATTGAATTTTGTTTTTGATTTAACGCCATACGTTCAGACCATAATTGCTGTAATAGGTGGTGTAACTGCTTTGGTTGCTGCAACGATTGGTTTGGTTCAGAACGATATTAAAAAAGTACTAGCCTACTCTACTGTCTCTCAATTGGGATTAATGTTCTTGGCTTTGGGATTAGGAGCTTATGAAGTAGCTGTATTTCACGTAATCACTCACGCTTTCTTTAAAGCTTGTTTGTTCTTAGGATCAGGTTCTGTGATACACGGTTTGCATGGAGAACAAGATATGCGCAAAATGGGTGGCTTGAAAAAAGCGATGCCTATCACGTTTTGGACGATGCTTATTGCTTCTTTAGCAATTTCAGGAGTACCATTATTCTCTGGGTTTTTCTCAAAAGATGAAATTTTAATGGTGGCTTTCCATCATAACATTCCATTATGGTTTATTGCATCTGTTGCGTCTATCATGACCGCTTTCTATATGTTTAGATTAATGTTCTTGACTTTCTTTAACGATTTTAGAGGAACCGAAGAGCAAAAACATCATTTACATGAAAGCCCAGCTTTAATAACTTTCCCACTAATCGTTTTGGCTATTTTGGCAACTGTAGGAGGACTAATTAGTTTGCCTGGTAATAGTTGGTTGAATGTATATTTAGCACCACTTTTTGCAAAAGCAACTTCAGAGGAACATGGATTAGGTTTTACAGAATATTCATTAATGGGAGTAGCAGTAATTGGTGCTTTTATGGGTATTTTAATAGCTTACAGAAAATACATCCAACAAAATACGGTACCAAATGAAGATGCAGAAATAACAGGATTAACGAAAGTTCTTTACAATAAATACTATGTTGATGAAATATATGATGTACTATTTGTAAACACCACAAACAGTTTGTCAAAATTCTTTAGAGACTATGTAGAAACAGGAATTTCTTCTCTAGTTTTCGGATTAGGAAAAATAACCAGTGAACTTAGTTTTCAAGGTAAAAAATTGCAGAATGGAAGTGTTGGACTATACTTATTTGCTTTTGTTTTAGGCATGTGTGCCATTGTTTCATTTTTATTTCTAGCTCAATAA
- a CDS encoding complex I subunit 4 family protein, producing the protein MNVSLILIILLVGAFATYLAGDKLASKVALFFGLAAAGCSIVLLNHFNLGENISFFSQWITQPKVSFALQADGLSLAMVLLTTVLTAIIILSSFGNEFKNAKSIYALILFMSFAMTGTFLASDGLLYYIFWELSLIPIYFIALIWGNGDAEERRKAVVKFFIYTLAGSLFMLVAFVYMYQKAGSFLIEDLYKLNLTINEQKWIFTAFFLAYAIKIPLIPFHTWQANVYQKSPTLGTMLLSGIMLKMGLYSLIRWQLPLAPLAAKEYMYIFIGVGIVGVIYGSIVALRQKDLKKLLAYSSLAHVGLIAAGTYTLTLDGFRGAVLQMIAHGFVVVGLFFAAEIIYRRYETRLISEMGGIRSQSPKFTSMFLILVLASVALPTTFNFVGEFTVLYSLSQINIWFAILGGTTIILGAYYMLKMFQHVMLGETNTKLFTDITFSEGLTMVIVIAVLFFFGMYPKPINDLITPSLETILNTINKYN; encoded by the coding sequence ATGAACGTATCTCTTATATTAATCATCCTTTTAGTTGGCGCATTTGCAACTTATTTAGCTGGCGATAAACTGGCTTCAAAAGTGGCATTGTTTTTTGGATTGGCGGCAGCAGGTTGCTCTATTGTTTTGTTAAACCATTTTAATTTAGGTGAAAACATTAGCTTTTTCAGCCAATGGATTACACAACCTAAAGTTTCATTTGCACTTCAAGCGGATGGATTGTCATTGGCCATGGTTTTATTGACAACGGTCTTGACTGCCATTATTATATTATCCTCCTTTGGGAATGAATTCAAAAACGCAAAATCGATTTATGCTCTAATATTGTTTATGTCTTTTGCTATGACAGGAACATTCTTAGCAAGCGACGGACTTTTATATTACATTTTTTGGGAATTATCATTAATCCCAATCTATTTTATCGCTTTGATTTGGGGTAATGGAGATGCCGAAGAACGTAGAAAAGCAGTGGTTAAATTCTTTATTTACACATTGGCAGGATCATTATTCATGTTGGTTGCCTTTGTTTATATGTACCAAAAAGCAGGCAGCTTCTTAATCGAAGATTTATACAAATTAAATTTAACTATTAACGAGCAAAAATGGATTTTTACCGCTTTCTTCTTGGCATATGCGATTAAGATTCCTTTGATTCCGTTTCACACTTGGCAAGCGAATGTTTACCAAAAATCTCCAACTCTTGGAACTATGCTTTTGTCTGGTATCATGTTAAAAATGGGATTGTACAGTCTTATCCGTTGGCAATTGCCCTTGGCACCATTAGCCGCTAAAGAATACATGTACATCTTTATCGGTGTTGGTATTGTGGGAGTTATTTATGGTTCAATCGTAGCATTGAGACAAAAAGATTTGAAAAAATTATTAGCTTATTCTTCCCTTGCTCACGTTGGATTGATCGCAGCAGGAACTTATACGTTAACTCTTGACGGTTTTAGAGGAGCAGTATTGCAAATGATTGCTCATGGATTTGTGGTAGTTGGTTTGTTTTTTGCAGCCGAAATCATTTATAGAAGATACGAAACCAGGTTAATTTCAGAAATGGGTGGTATACGCTCACAATCTCCAAAATTCACTTCTATGTTTTTAATTTTGGTATTGGCCTCTGTTGCTTTACCAACAACTTTCAATTTCGTAGGTGAATTTACTGTACTGTATAGTCTTTCACAAATTAATATCTGGTTTGCCATTTTGGGAGGAACAACCATCATTTTGGGAGCTTATTATATGTTGAAAATGTTCCAACATGTGATGTTAGGAGAGACAAATACAAAATTATTTACTGATATTACTTTCTCTGAAGGATTGACAATGGTAATTGTTATTGCCGTTTTGTTTTTCTTCGGAATGTATCCAAAACCAATCAACGATTTGATAACACCAAGTCTTGAAACTATTTTAAACACTATTAATAAATACAATTAA
- a CDS encoding NADH-quinone oxidoreductase subunit N, producing MTTLIAIIGLGVLCLIFEIFDFRKAIIPVTIIGLLAILGLTVSEFNSPASYYNNMIVVSKFSVSFSSLFIVLTLFLVALSHNFYDNHQSKLSDYIAIKIFLLAGAVSMVSFGNLAMFFLGIEILSISLYILAASNRMNIKSNEAGMKYFLMGSFASGIILFGICMIYGAMGSFDILEISDMSQSAELPIWFPIGIVLLTIGMLFKIAAVPFHFWAPDVYEGSPALTTALMSTLAKVVAMATLYKLLSSMHADLNYAFQIVIVIISITSMTVGNIMALKQVNVKRMLAFSGISHAGFMLMTLLSLSSSAGSLLYYATAYSLAGIAAFSVILYVCKNRDNEDIVNFHGLGKTNPLLAAILTASLLSMAGIPIFAGFFAKLILFSQTIQAGYLVVVIFAVINSIISVGYYFKLILAMYTKEPNEARTGKPFLIYAVAVVAILLNIVIGLFPSLVLDLLA from the coding sequence ATGACAACATTAATAGCTATAATAGGATTAGGTGTTTTATGCCTTATATTTGAAATCTTCGATTTTAGAAAAGCAATTATCCCAGTAACAATTATTGGATTATTAGCCATTCTAGGACTTACTGTTTCTGAATTTAATTCTCCAGCGAGTTACTACAATAATATGATCGTAGTAAGTAAATTTTCGGTTTCTTTTTCGAGTTTATTTATTGTACTAACCCTCTTTTTAGTGGCTTTGAGTCATAATTTTTATGACAATCACCAAAGCAAACTATCTGATTATATCGCTATAAAAATATTCCTTTTGGCAGGAGCCGTTTCTATGGTTTCGTTTGGAAATTTGGCTATGTTCTTTTTAGGAATTGAAATCTTATCCATTTCTCTTTATATACTAGCTGCGAGTAACCGAATGAATATAAAAAGCAATGAAGCTGGTATGAAGTATTTCTTGATGGGATCTTTTGCTTCAGGGATTATTTTATTTGGAATTTGTATGATTTACGGTGCAATGGGATCTTTTGACATACTTGAAATTAGTGATATGTCACAATCTGCAGAATTACCAATTTGGTTTCCAATTGGAATTGTATTGTTAACCATTGGAATGTTATTTAAAATAGCTGCTGTTCCTTTTCACTTTTGGGCACCAGATGTATACGAAGGTTCACCTGCTTTAACAACTGCTTTAATGAGTACTTTGGCAAAAGTAGTTGCCATGGCCACTTTGTATAAACTATTATCGAGTATGCACGCTGATTTGAATTATGCTTTTCAAATCGTTATTGTTATAATTTCTATCACTTCAATGACGGTTGGTAATATTATGGCTTTAAAACAAGTCAATGTGAAACGTATGCTTGCATTCTCAGGAATTTCGCATGCTGGATTTATGTTGATGACATTATTAAGTTTATCATCTTCAGCAGGAAGTTTATTGTATTATGCTACAGCCTATTCATTGGCCGGTATTGCTGCTTTCAGTGTAATTTTATACGTATGCAAAAATAGAGACAATGAAGACATCGTAAACTTTCACGGTTTAGGAAAAACAAATCCACTATTGGCTGCGATTTTAACGGCGTCATTACTTTCTATGGCAGGTATTCCAATTTTTGCAGGTTTCTTTGCTAAATTGATTTTGTTCAGCCAAACGATTCAAGCGGGTTATTTAGTTGTTGTGATATTTGCGGTTATCAATTCGATTATAAGCGTTGGTTACTACTTTAAATTGATCTTAGCGATGTATACCAAAGAACCGAACGAAGCAAGAACAGGAAAACCATTCTTGATTTATGCTGTTGCAGTTGTTGCAATTCTTTTGAATATTGTTATTGGATTGTTTCCTTCATTAGTATTGGATTTATTAGCTTAA
- a CDS encoding tetratricopeptide repeat protein has translation MKIILKILFFFLLFIPSISAQKSQIKEALKLMKYGDSEQVIVVLSPIAYLIGNASNEDKIHFYYLKGTALVDLANKNINTFKNLTEAIFAFNDLIQVEIESNDDKFISQATKSLFEIKRKLIDSANEDVAFENYTTSSDKFYQAYLIDKKDTLQLYQAAISYRNGSENNLALQCFEELKGMNYSGNVPVYIAYSKELLKEEYFTTIEERNEKIKSGTHLRPRTELISKKAEIYKSMAMIYIQKGYKEKALKMIAQARKLNNQDQALSFIEANLYLQTKDYELFDSLASIIIESNPNNAEVLANFGINCQNEQYYEGAEYYYKKAIETDPKNITAYVNLSALLAEKSIKITNKINDMEASSSDKKVYLELKKEREQIVKTIKPYLQKIVCIDPFNNSVSQLMNSLNFTKKTVSLSALASED, from the coding sequence ATGAAAATTATTTTAAAAATTCTCTTCTTCTTTTTGTTGTTTATTCCTTCAATTTCCGCTCAAAAAAGCCAAATTAAAGAAGCTCTTAAATTAATGAAATATGGAGATTCTGAACAAGTTATAGTTGTTTTGTCTCCCATTGCATATTTAATCGGTAATGCTTCCAATGAAGATAAAATTCATTTTTATTATTTAAAAGGAACTGCTTTAGTTGATTTAGCGAATAAAAATATAAATACTTTCAAAAACCTTACAGAAGCAATTTTTGCATTTAATGATTTGATTCAAGTTGAAATTGAATCGAATGATGATAAATTCATTTCACAAGCAACAAAATCTTTGTTTGAAATTAAAAGGAAGCTAATCGATAGTGCTAATGAAGATGTAGCTTTTGAAAACTACACAACTTCTTCCGATAAATTTTATCAAGCTTATTTAATTGATAAAAAAGATACATTACAATTATATCAAGCAGCTATTAGTTATCGAAATGGCAGTGAAAATAATTTGGCTTTGCAATGTTTTGAGGAATTAAAAGGAATGAATTATTCTGGAAATGTCCCTGTTTATATAGCTTATAGCAAAGAACTTCTAAAGGAAGAATATTTCACTACTATTGAAGAAAGAAACGAAAAAATAAAAAGCGGAACTCATCTTAGACCAAGAACAGAATTAATTTCTAAAAAAGCGGAAATTTATAAAAGTATGGCTATGATTTATATCCAAAAAGGATATAAAGAAAAAGCTTTAAAAATGATTGCCCAAGCCAGAAAGCTCAATAATCAAGATCAGGCGTTATCATTTATCGAAGCTAATTTGTACTTACAAACCAAAGATTATGAGCTTTTTGATAGCTTAGCATCAATTATAATAGAATCAAATCCTAATAATGCTGAGGTATTAGCCAATTTTGGAATAAATTGTCAAAATGAACAGTATTATGAAGGAGCTGAGTATTATTATAAAAAAGCCATTGAAACCGATCCGAAAAATATAACTGCTTATGTTAACCTTTCTGCTTTGTTGGCGGAGAAAAGTATTAAAATCACAAACAAAATTAATGATATGGAGGCTTCTTCTTCTGACAAGAAGGTGTATTTAGAGTTAAAAAAAGAAAGAGAACAAATTGTAAAAACTATAAAACCTTATTTACAAAAAATTGTATGTATAGATCCTTTTAATAATAGCGTATCACAATTAATGAACAGTCTTAATTTTACCAAAAAAACGGTTTCATTAAGTGCTTTAGCATCTGAAGATTAA